The Capsicum annuum cultivar UCD-10X-F1 unplaced genomic scaffold, UCD10Xv1.1 ctg75230, whole genome shotgun sequence genome includes the window TTATTTGGGAAAACTATGTTGACCTTATGAAACATAAACTCAAAATCCGTGCgtattaaaaaatagtaaaatatagaACTGTCAACCTAACAATATGATCTAACGTCTTTAAACGGAGTCATATAGTAGTATTTTAAATGAGGAATATTCATTAATAGTATTCGTGCATCACGTCGATTTTATACAAACATTTTTCTAATATAGCTTAAATCAAAACGTTATTGGACTAAAGGTTAGAGTATATCTTCCAGAAAGTTATCAAGATGGCAAATGCAAACAGCATGATCTGCTCAATTCTTAGCCATATACACATATAGTTATAGAGGTGTCAAATAAGTGCGACGGATTAAATTTAAGTATGCTGGTTGATATGACCCACTCAAAATATTTGAGCCGAAATACGTCAGGCTAAAATAGGCTAAAATCGGGTGTCATAGCCTAATTTGTTGAATTTTTactaagttttatttattttatttatatttttataatttatctaatttctaataaaattatatttttctctattatgtCTATGTATAACAAATCATGTTTCAACCAATTTGGACTTTGAAGTACATATCAATTCAACTTTCTATGAACTAATCAATCCAATTTTTATGAACTAAAATGAATTAGACTTAAATGACTGGTCTAAAATTAACGGATCAATAACTCACCAAAACTTGAAGAAttaggcatatatatatatatatatatatatatatatatatatatatataaatctttttATAGATAGGCGCTTTATAGACAAAAGATAGGTGCTTTATAGAAAAGTCGAGTCTAAACAATCTTGCCAACTTAATAAATTACCAAATTAATGCAATCTTTAATCTTGTCCCCCACAAGAACTCTATGATTATGCTATAAATAGAGGCAAAATGTTCATTAGTTTCCTATCACAACTCAATTAGTAGTTATTTAAATATagtttgaaaaaggaaaaaaatgggaTTAAAGGCATTTATGCTTATTGTTTTGGCTATTTTTCTTGCAATTACCTCAAAGGTTGCAGCTAGGGCGTTGTCTCAGAGCTCTACCACTTCTCTGGACAAGGGTAGTTATCTCCATTTCATTTTCTGCAAAGATGTTACTGTTtgaagagtcaaattattttttaaatatttttaacaaaattgaAGAATCAATATACTTAGATTCATATCCTAAATTAAGTACTTTGATCCTCGTCCTCTAAACCCCATCAGATTAATTAGAACATCAGGAGTGGTAAGCTATAATGAACAAGCATCTTTTCAATAGTTTTGTTTGATGattaaaaattataagaaaacatacaaaaaaaattaaaaattcataagagTTAGAATAGGACTATGTGTTTAACCCATATTACCTCAATCCATCTTAATCCAAATAAATTTCGGGATATTAATCTATTTATTGATTCAACTACTTGCCAACCTTGTTAACATAAATATGTGTGTTTACTGGTGTAGGACATGCAAATGAGGtaaatgatgccaaaattttaGGAATCGGAGGACTTCCAGGAAGTAAGGTACTTCCAGGAGCTGGAATTCCAAAAATTGGAGAGCTTTCAATACCAAAAATTCCGGGAATCGGTGGTCTTTCAAGTCAAGGATTAGGAGGAGGATTTGGTGGTGCAGGACATGCAAATGGAGTAAATGATGCCAAATTTCCAGGAGAAGGTTATGATGGATATTATCCTGGTTATGGTTATTGGGGAGGATATCCTAGACGTGGTTGGTATGGAGGATTACCTCGCAACTAATTAATTTAAGGTTAATTATGCActaagtgtgtgtgtgtgagtatgtatatatatatatatatatatatatatatatatcat containing:
- the LOC124894557 gene encoding acanthoscurrin-2-like gives rise to the protein MGLKAFMLIVLAIFLAITSKVAARALSQSSTTSLDKGHANEVNDAKILGIGGLPGSKVLPGAGIPKIGELSIPKIPGIGGLSSQGLGGGFGGAGHANGVNDAKFPGEGYDGYYPGYGYWGGYPRRGWYGGLPRN